From Zhongshania aliphaticivorans, one genomic window encodes:
- a CDS encoding TonB-dependent receptor, protein MITKQLSPLALAFCLLPNTGVAAESNTEPAQEVVSVTADRIEKQIREQSLAISVIDKQDIDNIGHTHISEILSQTPGVWISRGNGQEHLTAIRSAVLTGAGSCGAFYFAEDGIPLRAPGFCNVNALFDVNAEQAERIEVIRGPGTAVHGSNALNGVINIISAAPSEEAETHLSLEGGPDDYGRVKFSHSDTNGKHGYRLSAQGNHDGGYKDDSGFDQQKLNFRHDFQGDIWTIQSLLSASNLNQETAGYLIGKDAYKDASRKRENPNPEAFRNSQSVRFYSRFEREGDKDSRFVVTPYARFTEMAFLQHFLPGTPLEENGERSVGVQTAFYQNYSENVTLYNGFDMELTSAYLEQSQALPGVGPFPTGQHYDYDVDAFYAAWFVGGDWQAAKNTKINFGARYDLQFYDYQNNMISGNTAADGSACLPSGCRYARPTDDKEHFKNSSFNAGIIQSLSANTDLIANASHGFRAPQAAELYRLQAQQLNADLDEESLNSVEFGFRGIWPALNYRVALYWMQKDDVIIQDSTRRNINGGKTLDRGIEADFNWQLSQTLQWQLQASYSKHQYGNDALAPEGNELDTAPRQLASTRLRWQPFISSTFEFEVQYQGDYFLDGDNLHRYEGHTLGNVRWRQQLNEQVYTVLRINNIAGIDYAERADYAFGNYRYFTGEPRAAYIELGIDF, encoded by the coding sequence ATGATAACAAAACAATTAAGCCCCCTTGCTCTGGCATTCTGCCTGCTACCGAATACCGGCGTGGCCGCCGAGTCCAACACTGAACCGGCCCAAGAAGTTGTCTCCGTGACCGCAGATCGTATAGAGAAGCAAATACGAGAACAGAGCCTGGCCATCAGTGTTATCGACAAACAAGACATCGACAATATCGGCCACACTCACATCAGTGAAATTCTGAGCCAAACTCCCGGCGTATGGATCAGTCGCGGCAATGGGCAAGAGCACCTCACCGCCATTCGCTCGGCGGTACTTACTGGCGCAGGCAGTTGCGGTGCATTCTATTTTGCTGAAGATGGTATTCCCCTGCGCGCCCCCGGCTTTTGTAATGTGAATGCCTTATTTGACGTCAATGCCGAGCAAGCCGAGCGCATCGAAGTCATTCGTGGCCCAGGTACCGCCGTTCACGGCTCAAATGCCTTAAATGGCGTAATAAATATCATTAGCGCCGCGCCCTCCGAAGAAGCTGAGACACATCTTTCACTGGAAGGTGGCCCAGATGACTATGGCCGCGTAAAATTTAGCCACAGCGATACTAACGGCAAGCATGGCTACCGCCTGAGTGCTCAAGGCAACCACGATGGCGGCTATAAAGACGATTCTGGCTTCGATCAACAGAAGCTCAATTTTCGTCATGATTTCCAAGGTGATATATGGACAATTCAATCCCTGTTGTCTGCCAGTAATTTAAATCAAGAAACAGCGGGCTACCTGATTGGTAAAGACGCCTACAAAGATGCCAGCCGTAAGCGTGAAAACCCCAATCCTGAGGCCTTCCGCAATAGTCAGAGTGTCCGCTTTTATAGCCGCTTTGAACGTGAAGGCGACAAAGATTCGCGATTTGTCGTCACCCCCTATGCACGCTTTACCGAAATGGCCTTTCTACAGCACTTTCTTCCAGGCACGCCCCTTGAGGAAAATGGTGAACGCAGTGTGGGCGTACAAACCGCTTTCTACCAAAACTACAGTGAAAACGTGACACTCTACAATGGCTTCGACATGGAGCTTACTAGCGCTTATTTAGAACAAAGCCAAGCGCTCCCAGGCGTCGGCCCCTTCCCGACCGGCCAACACTATGACTACGATGTCGATGCATTCTATGCTGCGTGGTTTGTGGGCGGTGATTGGCAGGCGGCAAAAAACACCAAAATTAATTTTGGCGCGCGCTACGACCTGCAATTTTACGATTACCAAAACAATATGATTAGCGGCAATACCGCGGCTGATGGCAGCGCTTGCCTCCCGAGTGGCTGCCGTTACGCTCGCCCAACAGATGACAAAGAGCATTTTAAAAACAGCTCCTTTAACGCCGGCATTATTCAAAGCCTTAGCGCCAATACCGACCTTATAGCCAACGCCAGCCACGGCTTTCGCGCTCCCCAAGCAGCAGAGTTATATCGCTTACAGGCACAGCAGCTCAATGCTGATCTCGACGAAGAGTCTCTGAATAGTGTGGAATTTGGTTTTCGGGGAATTTGGCCTGCATTGAACTACCGGGTAGCCCTGTATTGGATGCAGAAAGACGATGTCATTATTCAAGACAGCACCCGCCGTAATATCAACGGTGGCAAAACCCTAGATCGCGGCATTGAAGCTGATTTTAATTGGCAGCTCAGCCAAACTCTACAGTGGCAGCTACAGGCCAGCTATAGCAAGCACCAGTACGGCAATGACGCGCTGGCGCCAGAAGGCAATGAACTGGACACCGCGCCCCGTCAACTAGCGAGCACCCGTCTGCGTTGGCAGCCATTTATCAGCAGTACTTTTGAATTTGAAGTGCAGTATCAGGGCGATTACTTCTTGGATGGCGACAATCTGCATCGTTACGAAGGGCACACCCTGGGTAATGTGCGCTGGCGCCAGCAATTAAATGAGCAGGTTTATACGGTATTGCGAATAAACAATATTGCCGGTATAGACTATGCGGAACGCGCCGATTATGCCTTTGGCAACTACCGCTATTTTACCGGTGAACCCCGCGCAGCTTATATCGAGCTGGGCATCGACTTCTAA
- a CDS encoding PaaI family thioesterase, with protein MPASESQRQQLKGIIEQLSISIEASQTLGGTSSELAEIESTLQQLNQKMMKLSNRKILEFYDPDYGNDLRKILPCSPFSGYFNPIAAKLKIYSVDDTVVAEGEFGLIHQGPPNCVHGGIISGVYDQVLAYCGIANGTPGFTASLRINYLKPTPLFKPLRFSCQISKIDERQIHIEGQCYCVEELLSTAEGLFIHYEKRDNP; from the coding sequence ATGCCGGCAAGCGAATCACAGCGCCAACAACTAAAAGGGATCATAGAGCAGCTCAGCATAAGCATAGAAGCGAGCCAAACCCTAGGCGGCACCAGCAGTGAACTGGCCGAAATTGAATCGACATTACAGCAGCTAAATCAAAAAATGATGAAGCTTAGTAATCGCAAGATATTAGAATTCTACGACCCAGACTACGGTAATGATTTACGTAAAATTCTACCCTGCAGCCCGTTTAGCGGATACTTCAACCCGATTGCGGCCAAACTTAAGATCTATAGCGTCGACGATACGGTGGTCGCCGAGGGCGAGTTTGGTCTTATTCATCAGGGCCCACCCAATTGCGTGCATGGCGGCATAATCAGTGGGGTATACGACCAAGTTTTAGCCTATTGCGGCATTGCCAATGGCACCCCCGGCTTTACCGCTAGCCTACGAATTAACTATCTCAAGCCCACCCCACTCTTCAAGCCCCTGCGCTTTAGCTGCCAAATTAGTAAAATCGATGAACGGCAAATTCACATCGAAGGCCAATGCTATTGCGTAGAAGAGCTACTAAGTACCGCCGAAGGCCTATTTATTCATTATGAAAAACGCGACAATCCCTAG
- a CDS encoding ISL3 family transposase, with amino-acid sequence MSHAGRIIGIPGLEIERVVRRKGIEVWAKPVHRPPCKHCQGNGLRIKATHLRTVKHTRQGNQVMTLHLRVPKYHCQECKRYFRHAFTGIRPRFRASEAYRLEVFEAHDGGVTQRKLSRTHQISPATVERWYQHHIKQKRSEGDRRYCPRVLGIDEHFFTRKKGYATTLTDLKNHKVFDVQLGRSELSLRRYLKALEGRERVQVVVMDLSETYRSIARRYFPNAAIVADRFHVVRLINQHFLSVWKQHDPEGRKNRGLISLMRRHQWNLRDEQHANLMQYLAEYPVLQALYVAKQRLIRFVLLKTLTRKKASIKLPVFMKLLDELAESPLRALANTLRSWLKPIVAMWRFSKSNGITEGFHNKMEMMTRRAYGFRNFENYRMRVLAHCGWDGVINRV; translated from the coding sequence ATGTCCCACGCAGGAAGAATTATAGGCATACCTGGCCTTGAGATTGAACGGGTAGTCCGCAGGAAAGGGATCGAAGTCTGGGCAAAGCCTGTGCACAGGCCGCCTTGTAAGCATTGTCAGGGCAATGGCCTGAGGATTAAAGCCACGCATCTCAGGACGGTGAAGCACACTCGTCAGGGGAATCAAGTGATGACCTTGCACCTTCGAGTACCCAAGTACCATTGCCAGGAGTGTAAGCGCTATTTTCGTCACGCCTTTACCGGTATTCGTCCGCGTTTTCGCGCTTCAGAAGCCTATCGACTGGAAGTGTTCGAAGCCCACGATGGCGGTGTAACGCAGCGCAAGTTGTCTCGAACCCATCAAATCAGCCCAGCGACGGTAGAGCGTTGGTATCAGCACCATATTAAGCAAAAGCGTTCCGAGGGGGATCGCCGATATTGCCCTCGCGTATTAGGGATAGATGAGCATTTCTTTACCCGTAAAAAGGGTTATGCGACCACGCTTACCGACCTCAAGAATCACAAAGTGTTTGATGTCCAACTAGGACGATCAGAATTGAGTTTGCGCCGCTATTTAAAGGCCCTTGAGGGACGAGAGCGCGTTCAGGTTGTGGTGATGGATCTCTCGGAAACGTACCGCAGCATTGCCCGCCGCTACTTTCCCAATGCCGCGATCGTGGCTGACCGATTCCATGTGGTCAGGCTTATTAACCAGCACTTTTTAAGTGTCTGGAAGCAGCATGATCCTGAGGGCAGAAAGAACCGCGGTTTGATCAGTTTAATGCGTCGCCATCAATGGAATTTGCGGGATGAGCAGCACGCCAACCTTATGCAGTATTTGGCTGAGTACCCAGTGCTGCAAGCACTGTATGTGGCCAAGCAACGATTAATCCGATTTGTGTTGCTCAAGACCCTGACGCGCAAGAAAGCCAGCATCAAGTTGCCGGTATTCATGAAATTGCTTGATGAGCTAGCTGAGAGCCCGCTACGAGCGCTAGCTAACACATTGCGCTCCTGGTTGAAGCCCATTGTGGCCATGTGGCGATTTAGTAAAAGTAACGGAATAACTGAGGGCTTCCACAACAAAATGGAAATGATGACACGACGAGCGTATGGTTTTAGAAACTTTGAAAATTACAGGATGAGAGTGCTGGCCCACTGCGGGTGGGACGGAGTGATTAACAGGGTTTGA